In one window of Equus asinus isolate D_3611 breed Donkey chromosome 16, EquAss-T2T_v2, whole genome shotgun sequence DNA:
- the OLFML3 gene encoding olfactomedin-like protein 3 isoform X1 translates to MGPCTPLLILFVLWWSVPLQGQQHHLVEYMERRLAALEERLAQCQDQSSRHAAELRDFKNKMLPLLEVAEKEREALRTEADTISGRVDRLEREVDYLETQNPALPCVEVEEKVSGGPGTKGKGRRNEKYDMMTDCGYTISQVRSMKILKRFGGPAGLWTKDPMGPTEKIYVLDGTQNDTAFVFPRLRDFTLAMAARKASRVRVPFPWVGTGQLVYGGFLYYARRPPGGPGGGGELENTLQLIKFHLANRTVVDSSVFPAEGLIPPYGLTADTYIDLAADEEGLWAIYATREDDRHLCLAKLDPQTLDTEQQWDTPCPRENAEAAFVICGTLYVVYNTRPASRARIQCSFDASGTLTPERAALPYFPRRYGAHSSLRYNPRERQLYAWDDGYQIVYKLEMRKKEEEI, encoded by the exons ATGGGGCCCTGCACTCCTCTCCTCATCTTGTTCGTTTTGTGGTGGTCAGTACCCCTTCAAGGACAGCAGCACCACCTTGTGGAGTACATGGAACGACGACTAGCTGCCTTAGAG GAAAGGCTGGCCCAGTGCCAGGACCAGAGCAGTCGACATGCTGCTGAGCTGCGGGACTTCAAGAACAAGATGCTGCCGCTGCTGGAGGTGGCTGAAAAGGAGCGGGAGGCTCTTAGAACTGAGGCTGACACCATCTCGGGGAGAGTGGACCGTCTGGAGCGGGAAGTGGACTACCTGGAGACCCAGAACCCAGCTCTACCCTGTGTAGAGGTTGAGGAGAAGGTGAGCGGAGGCCCTGGGACCAAAGGCAAGGGCAGAAGAAATGAGAAGTATGATATGATGACAG ACTGTGGCTACACAATCTCTCAGGTGAGATCAATGAAGATCCTGAAGCGGTTCGGTGGCCCAGCTGGTCTATGGACCAAGGATCCAATGGGGCCAACAGAGAAGATCTACGTGTTAGATGGGACACAGAATGACACAGCCTTTGTCTTCCCAAGGCTGCGTGACTTCACCCTTGCCATGGCTGCCCGGAAAGCTTCCCGAGTCCGGGTGCCTTTCCCCTGGGTGGGCACAGGGCAGCTGGTATATGGTGGCTTTCTTTATTATGCCCGGAGGCctcctggaggacctggaggGGGTGGTGAGTTGGAGAACACCTTGCAGCTCATCAAATTCCACCTGGCAAACCGAACGGTGGTGGACAGTTCAGTGTTCCCAGCAGAGGGTTTGATTCCCCCATACGGGCTGACAGCAGACACGTACATTGACCTGGCAGCTGATGAGGAGGGCCTTTGGGCTATCTATGCCACCCGGGAGGATGACAGGCACTTGTGTCTGGCCAAGTTAGACCCTCAGACACTGGACACAGAACAACAGTGGGACACACCATGTCCCAGAGAGAATGCTGAGGCTGCGTTTGTCATCTGTGGGACACTATACGTCGTCTATAACACCCGCCCTGCCAGTCGGGCCCGCATCCAGTGCTCCTTTGATGCCAGTGGCACCCTGACGCCTGAAAGAGCAGCACTCCCTTATTTTCCACGCCGATATGGTGCCCATTCCAGCCTCCGCTATAACCCCCGAGAGCGCCAGCTCTATGCCTGGGATGATGGCTACCAGATTGTCTATAAGCTGGagatgaggaagaaagaggaagaaatttga
- the OLFML3 gene encoding olfactomedin-like protein 3 isoform X2, translating into MTRWHCSQRTQAGGQEVGERLAQCQDQSSRHAAELRDFKNKMLPLLEVAEKEREALRTEADTISGRVDRLEREVDYLETQNPALPCVEVEEKVSGGPGTKGKGRRNEKYDMMTDCGYTISQVRSMKILKRFGGPAGLWTKDPMGPTEKIYVLDGTQNDTAFVFPRLRDFTLAMAARKASRVRVPFPWVGTGQLVYGGFLYYARRPPGGPGGGGELENTLQLIKFHLANRTVVDSSVFPAEGLIPPYGLTADTYIDLAADEEGLWAIYATREDDRHLCLAKLDPQTLDTEQQWDTPCPRENAEAAFVICGTLYVVYNTRPASRARIQCSFDASGTLTPERAALPYFPRRYGAHSSLRYNPRERQLYAWDDGYQIVYKLEMRKKEEEI; encoded by the exons ATGACTCGGTGGCACTGCTCACAGAGAACACAGGCTGGAGGACAGGAAGTGGGG GAAAGGCTGGCCCAGTGCCAGGACCAGAGCAGTCGACATGCTGCTGAGCTGCGGGACTTCAAGAACAAGATGCTGCCGCTGCTGGAGGTGGCTGAAAAGGAGCGGGAGGCTCTTAGAACTGAGGCTGACACCATCTCGGGGAGAGTGGACCGTCTGGAGCGGGAAGTGGACTACCTGGAGACCCAGAACCCAGCTCTACCCTGTGTAGAGGTTGAGGAGAAGGTGAGCGGAGGCCCTGGGACCAAAGGCAAGGGCAGAAGAAATGAGAAGTATGATATGATGACAG ACTGTGGCTACACAATCTCTCAGGTGAGATCAATGAAGATCCTGAAGCGGTTCGGTGGCCCAGCTGGTCTATGGACCAAGGATCCAATGGGGCCAACAGAGAAGATCTACGTGTTAGATGGGACACAGAATGACACAGCCTTTGTCTTCCCAAGGCTGCGTGACTTCACCCTTGCCATGGCTGCCCGGAAAGCTTCCCGAGTCCGGGTGCCTTTCCCCTGGGTGGGCACAGGGCAGCTGGTATATGGTGGCTTTCTTTATTATGCCCGGAGGCctcctggaggacctggaggGGGTGGTGAGTTGGAGAACACCTTGCAGCTCATCAAATTCCACCTGGCAAACCGAACGGTGGTGGACAGTTCAGTGTTCCCAGCAGAGGGTTTGATTCCCCCATACGGGCTGACAGCAGACACGTACATTGACCTGGCAGCTGATGAGGAGGGCCTTTGGGCTATCTATGCCACCCGGGAGGATGACAGGCACTTGTGTCTGGCCAAGTTAGACCCTCAGACACTGGACACAGAACAACAGTGGGACACACCATGTCCCAGAGAGAATGCTGAGGCTGCGTTTGTCATCTGTGGGACACTATACGTCGTCTATAACACCCGCCCTGCCAGTCGGGCCCGCATCCAGTGCTCCTTTGATGCCAGTGGCACCCTGACGCCTGAAAGAGCAGCACTCCCTTATTTTCCACGCCGATATGGTGCCCATTCCAGCCTCCGCTATAACCCCCGAGAGCGCCAGCTCTATGCCTGGGATGATGGCTACCAGATTGTCTATAAGCTGGagatgaggaagaaagaggaagaaatttga